The Teredinibacter sp. KSP-S5-2 genome includes a window with the following:
- a CDS encoding glycosyltransferase family 39 protein — MYSLQQWFSAYWADYRLLVEHHRNSPITLPINCMYQLNRIAAAMLVCAVTGYVVQGYHFAFIPLNGLTPYLPELLLQNITMFGDGVFLLALMLAITTKNVQLHWSILVASILGAILSSVLKSYFDAPRPPAVLETEVIHIIGKAYKSRSFPSGHTLTAFLLASIVYCYFQSRLIQTLALALAAAVGLSRVFIGVHWPIDVLVGGAIGLICGNLAVYATLKWRSGVNAKTHKTILVLMLLPSIALIVNKGDYPLALVMVNLVAIIAIIRFLWTYLIPSEETAYSMMSGTKLYQFTSAIKTNPWVGFIVFISLVTLYRILVLTQGHFDVFYDEAYYYHWSLNPDLGYYSKPPMVAWVLSIGTFLFGTSAFAIKFISPILYAGSSLCIYAILRSFVSSSSAIVGGIVFSSSLLVGFNSEFITTDAPMLFFWSLSLLLFFHAIAKNHIGLWLLLGVTTGCGMLSKYTMGALPLALFLFLCVSARYRPLLTSPGPWAAAVLAGLIFGLNIYWNYQYDFIALQHTKEISKTDGQLFNFASLFEFLAIQLVIFGPISSYYLIKFLWNKMDLSNAQSKQRLPKAIELPEFIRCIAFATFVILIAISVQAFLSRAFANWAGPWIIGGSILVGIAIDQLRHEVSFKTIRAGIILQLLFLSIFYHWPVIQEQLNIEPSKKNTPFNRVAGWETLGQQLKPIVAKYPDALLLSDSRDLIAYLGFYAMPDQFKFARWNANAQNVRDYYDLKVNLREWQGVNSQSFIFVSKNELSEEYLSSFNTAEYIGELNAKPMKDVEREVFIYYVTGFKGYPANDK; from the coding sequence ATGTACAGCCTGCAACAATGGTTTTCTGCCTACTGGGCAGACTACAGACTTTTAGTTGAGCACCATAGAAACAGCCCCATAACTCTGCCAATTAACTGTATGTACCAGCTGAACCGTATTGCAGCTGCCATGCTGGTGTGTGCTGTCACAGGGTATGTTGTTCAAGGCTATCACTTTGCCTTCATTCCCCTTAACGGGCTCACTCCCTACCTTCCCGAATTACTATTACAGAACATCACCATGTTCGGTGATGGCGTGTTTCTGTTGGCTCTAATGCTGGCGATCACAACCAAGAATGTTCAATTGCACTGGTCTATTTTGGTCGCTTCGATACTCGGCGCAATTCTGAGCAGTGTTCTTAAAAGCTATTTTGACGCTCCGCGCCCTCCAGCAGTACTGGAAACGGAAGTTATTCATATCATAGGCAAAGCCTATAAGAGCCGCAGCTTTCCCTCTGGCCATACACTGACTGCATTTCTGTTAGCCAGTATTGTCTACTGTTACTTCCAAAGTCGCCTTATTCAAACTCTGGCGCTGGCTTTGGCCGCCGCTGTCGGCTTAAGTCGGGTATTCATCGGCGTACACTGGCCAATTGATGTATTAGTGGGTGGGGCAATAGGGTTGATTTGTGGTAATCTTGCGGTTTACGCCACCCTGAAATGGCGTTCTGGCGTTAACGCCAAAACCCATAAAACCATTCTGGTGCTTATGCTGTTACCCAGCATAGCCCTAATCGTGAATAAAGGTGATTACCCCCTAGCCCTTGTAATGGTTAATTTGGTAGCCATAATCGCTATCATTCGATTCTTATGGACTTACCTGATTCCAAGTGAAGAAACAGCCTACTCTATGATGTCTGGAACCAAGCTCTATCAATTTACTTCAGCGATTAAAACAAACCCTTGGGTAGGTTTTATCGTATTTATCTCACTCGTCACGCTCTACCGAATTCTGGTTCTGACCCAAGGCCATTTCGATGTATTCTATGACGAAGCATACTATTACCACTGGTCATTGAATCCCGACCTCGGTTATTACTCCAAACCACCTATGGTCGCCTGGGTTCTGAGTATCGGTACTTTTTTATTTGGTACCAGTGCCTTTGCAATAAAATTTATCTCACCCATTTTATACGCCGGTAGCAGCCTGTGTATTTATGCCATATTGCGCAGTTTTGTTTCTTCCAGCTCAGCAATTGTTGGCGGTATTGTGTTTTCTTCATCGCTGCTGGTGGGGTTTAATAGTGAATTTATCACCACAGATGCACCAATGTTGTTTTTTTGGTCGTTATCTTTACTTCTGTTTTTCCATGCTATTGCAAAAAACCACATTGGCCTGTGGTTGCTTCTCGGTGTAACCACCGGTTGCGGTATGCTCAGTAAATACACCATGGGAGCCCTTCCGTTGGCGTTGTTTCTCTTTCTATGTGTGTCTGCCCGTTATCGCCCCTTACTGACTTCCCCTGGCCCCTGGGCTGCAGCCGTGTTAGCCGGGCTTATTTTCGGGCTGAATATCTATTGGAACTATCAGTACGATTTTATTGCGCTACAACACACCAAAGAAATTTCTAAAACCGATGGGCAATTATTTAACTTTGCTTCTTTATTCGAATTCCTGGCGATTCAGTTAGTCATTTTTGGCCCCATATCCAGTTACTATCTGATCAAATTCCTATGGAACAAAATGGATTTGAGCAATGCACAAAGTAAACAGCGCTTACCCAAAGCCATTGAACTGCCTGAGTTTATTCGATGCATTGCATTTGCAACCTTTGTCATACTCATTGCAATTTCTGTGCAGGCGTTTTTATCTCGCGCCTTTGCCAACTGGGCCGGCCCCTGGATTATTGGTGGCAGTATTTTGGTTGGTATCGCCATTGATCAACTCCGTCACGAAGTATCATTCAAAACAATTCGTGCGGGCATTATTCTGCAATTACTATTCCTCAGTATCTTCTACCACTGGCCGGTGATACAGGAACAACTCAATATTGAGCCGTCAAAGAAAAACACGCCATTTAACCGGGTTGCAGGCTGGGAAACACTTGGTCAGCAGTTAAAACCTATCGTAGCTAAATACCCCGACGCATTATTACTCAGTGATTCCAGAGATCTGATCGCATACCTCGGTTTTTACGCCATGCCAGACCAATTTAAATTTGCACGCTGGAATGCCAATGCTCAAAACGTACGGGATTACTATGACCTCAAAGTCAATTTACGGGAATGGCAGGGAGTAAACAGCCAATCATTTATATTTGTCAGTAAAAACGAGCTTTCTGAGGAATACTTAAGTTCATTTAACACTGCAGAATATATTGGCGAACTCAATGCAAAGCCAATGAAAGACGTTGAACGTGAAGTGTTTATTTATTACGTAACTGGCTTTAAAGGGTATCCAGCTAATGACAAATAA
- a CDS encoding glycosyltransferase family 39 protein codes for MNFVFLQSKNHESTSTNQRVDNLFCSPFFIFFCLAIGFYLGLGWVPLFDLDEGAFTEATREMLASNNFSATYLDGVPRYDKPILFYWLQAASIKLFGYNEWAFRLPSTLLASVWGWVIFRFSREFFGDEKSKITILLFLNCLWVALIARSAIADATLNLFLTLAFFDIWRYFQKQQLRYLLSVYLWLALGALTKGPVAVVLPLAVSLLYLGISKADKKHYLSYIHPLGWTIFFAVVAPWVYAVYLEQGDGFFQGFIVEHNLKRFSSTRESHGGSLFYYLFLLPIIILPYSGLLVRLFYNVKTLLKTPLNQYLAIWFCVTFIVFSFSKTQLPHYILNGCVPLFLLFSQLDSLHSKKRKDCFWVLLFFGLLALLPILLKYASTHTQGFDGDIIARHSEAFGPTYFYAAIAVFSGAVAIIIAPGFALWQRLCTMGLLLNSFVFTFFVSAAAELKEAPIHNAIRYLETNNIQQTVVAYRMHMPSFSVYRQQITPLRAPKPGEIALVRSDRVQSLLQEPHIRDHQVLFEQGGILLVNIPPLSKK; via the coding sequence GTGAATTTCGTTTTTCTGCAATCCAAGAACCACGAAAGCACTTCAACAAATCAAAGGGTGGACAATTTATTTTGCTCACCCTTTTTTATTTTCTTCTGTTTAGCCATTGGCTTTTATCTTGGCCTGGGTTGGGTTCCACTCTTTGACTTGGACGAAGGCGCATTTACTGAAGCCACTCGGGAAATGCTCGCCTCAAATAATTTCTCCGCCACCTATCTGGACGGAGTACCCCGCTACGACAAACCTATTTTGTTTTACTGGCTGCAAGCCGCAAGTATCAAGCTCTTCGGTTACAATGAGTGGGCTTTTCGATTGCCTTCCACGCTGTTAGCCAGTGTATGGGGCTGGGTAATATTTCGTTTCAGCCGAGAATTTTTTGGCGACGAAAAAAGCAAAATCACTATATTACTTTTCCTAAATTGTCTATGGGTGGCACTTATTGCCCGCTCTGCCATTGCAGATGCCACGCTCAACCTCTTTCTCACTCTGGCGTTTTTTGATATCTGGCGGTATTTCCAGAAACAACAACTCCGCTATTTATTAAGTGTTTATCTTTGGTTGGCATTAGGCGCATTAACCAAAGGGCCAGTGGCGGTGGTATTACCTTTAGCGGTTTCATTATTGTATCTAGGCATTAGCAAAGCAGATAAAAAACACTACCTCAGCTACATTCACCCTCTGGGGTGGACAATTTTTTTCGCTGTTGTGGCCCCTTGGGTTTATGCGGTCTACCTCGAACAAGGAGACGGATTTTTTCAGGGGTTTATTGTCGAACACAACCTGAAACGCTTTTCCAGCACCCGTGAAAGCCACGGCGGCAGCCTCTTTTACTATCTTTTCTTACTGCCCATTATTATTTTGCCTTATAGCGGCTTATTGGTCCGACTCTTTTACAATGTGAAAACGTTGTTAAAAACCCCTTTAAACCAATATCTCGCTATTTGGTTCTGTGTCACATTCATTGTATTTTCATTTTCCAAAACTCAACTGCCTCACTACATCCTCAACGGTTGTGTGCCACTATTTTTACTATTTTCTCAGTTAGATAGCCTTCATTCAAAAAAACGTAAGGATTGTTTTTGGGTTTTATTATTTTTCGGCCTGCTAGCATTACTTCCTATACTGCTCAAATATGCCAGTACCCACACCCAGGGATTCGACGGAGACATTATTGCTCGGCACAGTGAAGCGTTTGGACCAACCTATTTTTACGCGGCTATCGCGGTATTTTCTGGCGCAGTTGCAATTATTATTGCCCCGGGATTCGCTTTGTGGCAAAGACTCTGTACCATGGGGTTGCTGCTCAACAGTTTTGTTTTCACCTTCTTCGTCAGTGCTGCTGCAGAACTGAAAGAAGCACCGATCCACAATGCAATCCGTTATTTGGAAACGAACAATATCCAGCAAACGGTCGTCGCATATCGCATGCATATGCCTAGCTTTAGTGTATATCGTCAACAAATTACTCCGTTAAGGGCACCTAAACCGGGAGAAATTGCGCTGGTTAGATCTGATCGGGTTCAATCTTTACTTCAGGAACCTCACATTCGGGACCATCAAGTTCTATTTGAACAAGGCGGGATTTTATTGGTCAACATTCCACCACTATCAAAAAAATAA
- a CDS encoding glycosyltransferase family 2 protein yields MQLPSLTIVVPVYNEEDNIRPLFQALRDAMIGYEGEWKAILVNDGSVDDTAKTLTECVAEFGPQFIHIELQRNFGQTAAMQAGIDAANTELIATMDGDLQNDPADIPRLVKELLSRDLDLLQGWRKNRQDKLMSRKFPSRIANKIIQRVSGVKLDDYGCSLKVYRADVVKQIRLYGEMHRFIPVWMATVCPPHRIGQTVVNHRARTAGESKYGISRTFRVIIDLVSVFFFLKFRARPGHFFGSIGLWVGSIGGILLAYLAFTKYILGEDIGNRPLLLISSLLIIASLQFLTTGVLSEILSRIFFQTTNVKSYKVRQPLSFEYSPELFEEQPDDSHPESSKTDDT; encoded by the coding sequence ATGCAATTACCGAGTTTGACCATTGTTGTTCCCGTATACAATGAGGAAGACAATATCCGCCCGTTGTTCCAAGCCCTGAGAGACGCCATGATCGGTTACGAGGGAGAGTGGAAAGCTATCCTGGTCAATGACGGTAGTGTAGATGACACCGCCAAAACGCTAACAGAATGTGTTGCTGAATTCGGTCCGCAATTTATTCATATTGAGTTACAACGGAATTTTGGCCAGACGGCCGCGATGCAGGCCGGTATCGACGCCGCCAATACCGAGTTAATTGCCACTATGGATGGCGATTTACAAAACGATCCGGCGGATATTCCCCGCCTAGTGAAAGAGTTACTGTCTCGTGATCTGGATTTACTTCAAGGCTGGAGAAAAAACAGACAAGATAAATTAATGTCCAGGAAATTCCCCTCTCGCATTGCCAATAAAATTATCCAGCGTGTGAGTGGTGTAAAACTGGATGATTACGGTTGCAGCCTGAAGGTTTATCGTGCAGACGTGGTAAAACAAATTCGGCTATACGGTGAAATGCACCGTTTTATTCCTGTGTGGATGGCCACGGTATGCCCTCCCCATCGAATTGGTCAGACAGTAGTAAACCATCGGGCACGAACAGCCGGTGAATCAAAATACGGTATATCACGTACATTCCGCGTTATTATCGATCTGGTATCAGTCTTTTTCTTCCTGAAGTTCCGCGCTCGCCCAGGTCATTTCTTCGGTTCAATTGGTTTATGGGTAGGCTCAATCGGCGGTATTTTGCTCGCCTATTTAGCCTTTACCAAATACATACTTGGCGAAGATATTGGCAATCGTCCGCTTTTACTTATATCCAGTTTACTGATTATTGCTTCGCTGCAATTTTTAACAACCGGTGTTCTATCAGAAATACTCAGCCGAATATTCTTCCAAACCACCAACGTAAAAAGCTACAAGGTTCGTCAACCTTTGTCTTTTGAATACTCGCCTGAGTTATTTGAAGAGCAGCCAGATGATTCTCACCCAGAATCGTCGAAGACAGACGATACCTAA
- a CDS encoding lysylphosphatidylglycerol synthase transmembrane domain-containing protein has translation MSQTGKVLFKSIFALAVLAAVIVWVELEYTWQATLVAWSKLGLIATLLAICLVLTSHLLRVARIYFAYNRRGQVAFKRVMAVSLVHNTVSYLLPMRLGEAALPTLSKYQLDVELRYSLATLLLIRLFDAHVLLLLLSFFAGSIWLGKHAVWGPIVLILALPTVMTLMKTAGDRLPKLSFAQPLYANTSSWVSLYAITLAIWLVKLFALAYVASILGDLPIDHAWLATIIADGSALSPITGIANSGTFEFAFALPLVPLGYEMETLVKAAVNLHIFIFFINMAAGAFGAMFLQRKTGT, from the coding sequence ATGAGCCAAACAGGAAAAGTCCTATTCAAGTCAATATTTGCCCTTGCCGTTCTGGCTGCGGTAATTGTTTGGGTGGAACTTGAATACACATGGCAGGCAACACTCGTCGCCTGGTCAAAACTTGGCCTCATAGCAACCCTACTTGCCATATGCCTTGTCCTAACCAGCCACCTGCTAAGGGTTGCGCGTATTTATTTCGCATACAACCGTCGCGGCCAAGTGGCCTTTAAACGCGTGATGGCCGTTAGCCTTGTTCACAATACCGTCTCTTACCTTTTACCAATGCGTTTAGGTGAAGCGGCTTTACCCACCCTCAGTAAATATCAACTGGATGTCGAACTACGCTACTCGCTGGCAACACTGCTGTTAATTCGGTTATTTGACGCTCATGTACTATTGTTACTCTTGAGCTTTTTTGCCGGTTCGATTTGGTTGGGAAAACACGCGGTTTGGGGGCCGATAGTATTGATACTTGCACTCCCCACCGTTATGACCCTAATGAAAACAGCCGGTGATAGACTACCGAAGTTAAGCTTTGCTCAACCGCTATATGCCAACACATCAAGCTGGGTATCTTTGTACGCTATTACCCTGGCTATTTGGTTAGTAAAGCTGTTTGCCCTGGCCTATGTCGCTTCAATATTGGGTGACCTGCCTATTGACCACGCGTGGCTGGCCACTATCATAGCCGATGGCAGTGCCCTTTCTCCGATAACAGGTATCGCCAATTCGGGCACATTTGAGTTTGCATTTGCCTTACCCTTGGTTCCACTCGGCTATGAGATGGAAACATTGGTTAAAGCGGCAGTAAACCTTCATATTTTTATTTTTTTCATAAACATGGCTGCGGGAGCCTTCGGTGCAATGTTTTTGCAACGAAAAACAGGTACATAA
- a CDS encoding PP2C family protein-serine/threonine phosphatase: MLFSGHQSETNVGLLRTNNEDCFLASPKLGLWLVADGMGGHAAGEVASDIAAKTVHNKLREGASLVEAIQAAHQGILHASSMGIGGQGMGSTVVALHSEETRYEIAWVGDSRAYLFTKHGPDEESEFQQLTRDHSYVQFLYESGAISQNEMEDHPEKNIITQCLGSLDMDRVNVDLLQRDWRKNDLVLLCSDGLTDKVDSDTIKSILDSSKSLPEMSKRLVTAALEKGGHDNITVQLIAPPSPWLRLLQRASRKAYQAFSNRKPV, translated from the coding sequence ATGTTGTTTTCCGGTCATCAATCAGAAACAAACGTTGGTTTACTGCGTACCAACAATGAGGATTGTTTCCTGGCATCCCCCAAATTAGGTTTATGGCTGGTCGCTGATGGCATGGGTGGGCATGCGGCCGGCGAAGTCGCCAGTGATATCGCCGCAAAAACGGTTCACAACAAACTCCGCGAAGGGGCATCACTAGTTGAAGCGATTCAAGCTGCTCACCAAGGCATATTACACGCTTCCTCTATGGGGATCGGCGGACAAGGCATGGGGTCCACAGTAGTTGCCTTACACTCAGAAGAAACCCGGTACGAAATTGCCTGGGTGGGAGACAGCCGCGCGTACCTGTTTACCAAACACGGCCCAGACGAAGAAAGCGAATTTCAACAATTAACCCGCGATCATTCCTACGTTCAGTTTTTGTATGAGTCCGGTGCAATTTCGCAAAACGAGATGGAAGACCACCCGGAAAAAAATATTATCACGCAATGCCTTGGTTCACTCGACATGGACAGAGTTAACGTTGATTTGCTGCAACGGGACTGGCGAAAAAATGACTTGGTGCTGTTATGCAGCGATGGGCTGACGGACAAGGTCGACAGCGACACTATAAAATCAATCCTTGATAGCAGTAAATCCCTCCCTGAAATGTCCAAAAGACTCGTTACCGCTGCCCTGGAAAAAGGTGGGCACGATAACATTACCGTTCAGTTGATCGCACCGCCCTCACCTTGGCTTAGGCTTTTACAGCGTGCCAGTCGCAAAGCGTATCAGGCATTCTCCAATCGCAAACCTGTCTAG
- a CDS encoding FHA domain-containing protein — translation MYQLKFKNQSKGPLWLVEPHYTLGAASDCEIPIHKSGVAAQAAYIHVSQATVKIESLVEDGSVKKNGAPIIGEETLASGDVFSIAGVEFEIIDPKHQRATASSQPTEAKQDWALVALSSALSNKRYTIKDTKILGRSKECDISLGVAHLSRKHASLSVTDQGLSVSDLGSSNGTYVNGQKIERAVLRNGDELGFDTLKFRVEGPSENLDSTTVRPVFKVMNEAPTLLGHGRKAGQGSAEGKPAATGGAQSPRPAKPKKSSAAAQYKVSAQSQPVVAKNGNSIWPLVILAAAAAVGLVWFFVFN, via the coding sequence ATGTATCAATTGAAATTTAAAAATCAGTCAAAAGGGCCACTTTGGTTAGTGGAGCCGCATTATACGCTGGGGGCTGCAAGTGATTGTGAAATTCCCATCCATAAGTCAGGCGTGGCTGCTCAGGCTGCATATATACATGTTTCTCAAGCTACGGTAAAAATTGAAAGTCTGGTTGAAGATGGCAGTGTTAAAAAGAATGGGGCACCAATTATTGGGGAAGAAACATTAGCTTCTGGTGATGTATTTTCAATTGCGGGTGTGGAATTTGAGATTATTGATCCTAAACATCAACGAGCCACTGCCTCCAGTCAGCCCACAGAAGCAAAACAGGATTGGGCTCTTGTTGCGCTAAGCAGCGCGCTATCTAACAAGCGTTACACAATAAAAGACACAAAAATATTGGGCCGTTCAAAAGAGTGCGATATTAGTTTAGGTGTTGCGCATTTATCTCGTAAACATGCCTCGCTTTCTGTGACTGACCAGGGGCTATCCGTGAGTGATCTAGGGTCCTCAAATGGGACTTACGTTAACGGTCAAAAAATCGAGCGAGCTGTTCTGCGTAATGGCGATGAACTTGGTTTTGACACGTTAAAGTTCCGTGTTGAAGGGCCATCGGAAAATCTTGATTCCACCACTGTACGACCTGTGTTTAAAGTGATGAACGAAGCTCCAACCCTTTTAGGGCATGGACGTAAAGCGGGGCAGGGTTCTGCCGAAGGGAAACCCGCTGCAACTGGCGGAGCTCAGTCACCTCGGCCGGCAAAACCAAAGAAAAGCAGCGCGGCTGCGCAATATAAGGTGTCCGCTCAATCACAACCTGTGGTAGCGAAAAACGGAAACTCAATCTGGCCACTGGTGATTCTGGCGGCTGCGGCCGCGGTAGGGCTGGTCTGGTTCTTTGTGTTCAATTAA
- a CDS encoding DUF5610 domain-containing protein, producing the protein MISLANVFAGQYSQALQQRHSTFAEAEAVKTDDQGRTTYVRASASSTSESTYFSRGQRSPALTYGPTGEVDQTAAVKPAAEKTQAASTILSFIELQLTRDVQDGATAEELQSRLEAGLQGFIKGYTEAAEQLAAAGFLNGDVKTAIEKTYSDVLSGVSEMAEKFGLQDPVEKIESGKPMGEEQPAEVVAQAPKNPIAETLDRSPERLKALLDASAISHTVSQTRSFSFELKTQDGDTVTIKAFSRYSSEFAAANYRSDEGNGYYRQQVAVSQKSSSADDFFFEVEGELDEGEIKAINDLLSKVNDIAETFYNGNLDKAFEQALNIGYDTDEIAKFALNLKQQYSEQVASAYGAVAQLGQEKDQLESGTSQEENRILLLRDLVQQLEAARETAEQMGIGRQAFSDLTNYFSEYHFAARDHEEDESRSVFSPYVAQVLDSLVELGSQSA; encoded by the coding sequence ATGATTTCTCTAGCCAATGTATTTGCAGGGCAGTATTCTCAGGCTTTGCAACAGAGGCATTCAACCTTTGCGGAGGCTGAAGCCGTAAAAACCGATGATCAGGGAAGAACGACATATGTTCGAGCTTCTGCGTCTTCCACATCTGAATCCACCTATTTCTCTCGCGGTCAACGATCTCCAGCCTTGACATATGGCCCCACGGGGGAAGTAGACCAGACGGCCGCGGTGAAGCCCGCAGCTGAGAAAACCCAAGCTGCTTCGACAATTTTGAGCTTTATCGAGCTACAACTCACTCGAGACGTGCAGGACGGCGCCACCGCGGAAGAACTGCAATCTCGATTAGAAGCGGGATTGCAGGGTTTTATTAAAGGTTACACTGAAGCGGCTGAGCAGCTAGCGGCTGCCGGTTTTCTCAATGGTGATGTCAAAACTGCAATTGAAAAAACCTACAGCGATGTACTGTCAGGCGTTTCTGAGATGGCTGAGAAGTTTGGTTTGCAAGATCCGGTTGAAAAAATCGAATCCGGTAAACCTATGGGGGAAGAACAACCTGCTGAGGTTGTTGCTCAAGCGCCGAAAAACCCCATTGCCGAGACTTTAGATCGCTCCCCGGAGCGATTAAAAGCACTATTGGATGCGTCTGCGATATCCCATACGGTTTCGCAAACACGCAGCTTCAGCTTTGAGTTGAAAACTCAGGATGGAGACACGGTGACTATCAAAGCTTTTTCTCGTTATTCCAGTGAATTTGCTGCGGCAAATTATCGCAGTGATGAAGGCAATGGCTATTACCGACAACAAGTTGCGGTATCGCAAAAGAGCTCATCCGCTGACGACTTTTTCTTTGAAGTGGAAGGGGAGTTGGATGAGGGGGAAATTAAAGCAATTAACGATTTGTTATCCAAAGTGAATGATATTGCCGAAACTTTTTATAACGGTAATTTGGATAAAGCCTTCGAACAAGCGCTGAACATTGGTTATGACACCGATGAAATTGCCAAATTTGCGTTAAATCTCAAGCAACAATACAGCGAACAAGTGGCATCAGCATACGGTGCTGTCGCACAACTTGGTCAAGAAAAAGATCAATTGGAATCTGGAACCTCTCAGGAGGAAAACCGCATTCTGCTCTTACGTGACCTTGTTCAACAATTAGAAGCTGCCAGAGAAACGGCGGAGCAAATGGGTATTGGTCGACAGGCCTTCTCAGATCTCACCAACTACTTTTCTGAATACCATTTCGCCGCACGGGACCATGAAGAGGATGAATCACGCAGTGTTTTCAGCCCTTATGTAGCTCAAGTATTAGATTCTCTAGTAGAATTGGGTTCTCAGTCCGCATAG
- a CDS encoding glutaredoxin family protein → MSPAIPMRKMILYTTDGCHLCDLAIEAVEQSCIAIDLIEVDITSDKQLVELYGIRIPVIKDRQTGKEIGWPFNDVSFSQWYESLANSRG, encoded by the coding sequence ATGAGCCCGGCTATCCCTATGCGAAAAATGATCCTGTACACCACTGACGGATGTCATCTGTGCGACCTGGCTATAGAAGCAGTTGAACAATCCTGTATCGCGATTGATTTGATAGAAGTGGATATCACCTCTGACAAGCAGTTGGTTGAGCTGTACGGCATTCGCATCCCTGTGATTAAAGACCGTCAAACTGGTAAAGAAATTGGTTGGCCTTTTAACGATGTCTCCTTCTCTCAATGGTATGAGAGCTTGGCAAACTCTCGGGGATAA